From the Streptomyces sp. NBC_01216 genome, the window TCGTACTCGACCGTGAACTCCCGGTCCAGAATCCGACCGGAGACGTCCAGCTCGGTGCCCTCGACCAGACCGACACGGTAGTGGTTGCGGAGCAGCGAGAGCCGCTTGCGGCGGATCGTGGCGAGCGGCCGGTCGTCCCGCTCGATCGTCATGGCGTCCCGGAGGCTGAACATCTTCTGCCGCAGCGTGATCAGGACCTGTCCGAGCGGGTCCTTCAGCTCCAGCGTGTCGCGCAGCCGCAGGGCCTTGCCGTCGACGAGGAAGGCGTGGCGGCCGTCCTCGTCCTCGATCCAGTAGTCGTCGCCGAGCGCGAAGATCTTGTCCCGTACGAGGTATTTCATACCGCCACAGCTTCCCCGGCGGCCTCCGCTTCACGCGGCGCGAAGGAGTGGCGACGGCCCGAGGGGTCGTGGTCCGGCGGCTTCGGATCGTGTCGGAGCCGATCAGCGACTACGTGCGGTACGAGTGCGACCGCACCTTCACGAACATCGCGGCGGGTGAACTGGTCCGGTGGCTGCCACGGCGGCAGACCACGGACTTGGCCGTGCCGGGTACTGACTTCTGGCTGTTCGACGGTGGGCAAGCGCTGTTCCACCACTTCACCGGGAACGGGCAGTTCGACCAGGACGGGCGGGAGTACACGGACGAGCCCGAGCGGGTGAAGCTGTGCGCCGTCGCATTCGAAGCGGCCTGGCAACGGGCCGTTCCACACGAGGAGTACCGACCGCGCTGAGCTGTCACCACCATGGCCGTCTCACCATCAAGTGCACAGCAGGCCCGGCGGGCTCTGGCGAACCGACTCGCTGAGCTGTGCCGGGATGCCGGCCTCACCGGACGGGACATCGCCCGTCTGTGCTCCTGGCACCCGTCCAAGTCATCGCGGATCATGAACGCGCGCACGCCCCCGTCCGCTGACGACATCCGGGCGTGGTGCCAGGCGTGCGGGTCGGAAGATCAAACGGAAGACCTGTTGGCCTCGCCGCGCACCGCCGAAGGCATGTGGGTCGGGTGGCGGCGTATGGAGCGCGCCGGGCTCAAGCAGGCACAGGAAGCCCGTCTCCCGCTCTTCGAGCGAACCCGCCGGTTCCGCTCCTACTCCTCGTGGTTCGTTCCGGGCCTGATTCAGACCTACGGCTACACGGAGGCCGTTTTGCGCGCGGTCCAGCGCAGGCGGGTCGCAGTGGACGACGTTGCCGCTGCGGTCGCCGTCCGCAAGGTCCACATAGACAGAGGGCGCTCCGGCTACAAGACCGTTGAGCGCAAGGGCTTCGACGCCGCCCTGGCGGCCGTCACGGCGGGCGTCGTGGGCACGCTGATCGTCTGGAAACTGGACCGCCTGTCCCGCAAGTGCATCGGCCAGGTCGGCAAGGTGCTGGACGACATCGAGAAATCCGGCGGCCGTCTCGTCTCGGTGGTGGACGGTCTCGACACCTCGAACGACTCGGCGCGCATGGTCGTGGCGATGCTCGCCGAACTCGCCCGATCCGAGTCGAAGAATCTCGGCACACGCGTCGGCCATGCCAAGCGATACCTACGCAGCGAGGGTCAGTGGATCGGCGGACAGCCTCCGTACGGGCTGCTCATCGACCCGCAGACCAAGAAGCTCGTCCATGACCCGGAGCACGCCGTCTACGCCCGTCTCATCGCGGATGAAGCGCTCGCCGGAACGTCGCTGGTCAAGATCGCCCGACTTCTCAACGAGTACGAGATCCTCTCGCCCAGGGGCGGGCAGTGGAACGCCGCCAGCATCATGCAGCTCCTGCGCTCTCCTGCGCTCGCCGGCCTGATGCCGGAGACCGAGACCGTCGAGACGGACGACGGTGAGCGGAAGTACACGGGCAGGGTCTTTCCGTACCGCGATCCCGAGACTCTGGACACCGTCGGGATCGGCGAGGGGATCATCACGGTCGGAGAGCGTGAACAGATCATCCGCACCCTGGAATCCAGGACGTTCGTGCACGCAGGAAAGCGGCGGCCGAAGCCCGAGGGGACCGCGCTGCTCACGGGACTCGTCTACTGCGCGGTACCCGGCTGCGGTCGCCGGACGCACCGTGTGGGAGGCAGCTACCAGTGCATGGCTCGCCGCGCGGGCAACCAGTGCATCGGAGCGTCGGCGCTGGCTGAGGCGGTTGACCAGTACGTGACGGAACAGTTCCTCACCAAGCTCCCAGCGCTCGAACCGGACGACCCGCTGCTTGTCGCTATCGCAGATCGCTGGGTGCATCGGGTGGACCCGGAGACCTTCGCGAAACGTGATGCGCTTACTGCTGAGATCCAGGACGAGGAAGCCCGCCTTGCCGATCTGGAGGACGCGCGATACGTGCGCGGCGAGTTCAGTGGCCCCGCAGCCGTGGAGCGCTACAACCGGCTTGCAGAGCGCCTGAGGGGGCGCATCGAAGGGCTCGGCACCGATCTTCGTAAGCTCCCCATGCCGTCCGTGGACGTGTCACCGATGCTCGACGGCCTCATCCTGCGTGAGGCGTGGGCTGAGGCGACAAACGAAGACCGGCGCGGCCGGTTGTCACTCGCGATAGACCGGGTTGAAGTGACCAAGGGAGTGCGCGGACAGCGGATCATCCCTGAGCAACGGATCCAGATCCATTGGGCGAAGATGGGTACCGACAGCGCCACCTGAGCACCCGCGTAACCCCTCCAGATGCCGGCAGCGGACACG encodes:
- a CDS encoding DUF6879 family protein, with protein sequence MATARGVVVRRLRIVSEPISDYVRYECDRTFTNIAAGELVRWLPRRQTTDLAVPGTDFWLFDGGQALFHHFTGNGQFDQDGREYTDEPERVKLCAVAFEAAWQRAVPHEEYRPR
- a CDS encoding LURP-one-related/scramblase family protein, whose product is MKYLVRDKIFALGDDYWIEDEDGRHAFLVDGKALRLRDTLELKDPLGQVLITLRQKMFSLRDAMTIERDDRPLATIRRKRLSLLRNHYRVGLVEGTELDVSGRILDREFTVEYDGELLAHISRRWFRLRDTYAVNVVREDTDAALLIAVAVCVIRMAERED